Proteins found in one Allorhizobium pseudoryzae genomic segment:
- the gcvH gene encoding glycine cleavage system protein GcvH produces MLKFTAEHEWLKLEGDVATVGITQHAADQLGDLVFVELPDVGATFEKNGEAATVESVKAASDVYCPLAGEIVEINEAITSDPSLVNSDPQGKGWFFKLKLANAADADELLDEAAYKELIG; encoded by the coding sequence ATGCTGAAATTTACCGCTGAACACGAATGGCTGAAGCTTGAGGGTGATGTTGCGACCGTCGGCATTACCCAGCACGCCGCCGACCAGCTCGGCGATCTGGTATTCGTCGAACTGCCGGACGTCGGCGCCACCTTCGAGAAGAATGGCGAAGCCGCCACCGTCGAGAGCGTCAAGGCGGCCTCCGACGTCTATTGTCCGCTGGCCGGCGAAATCGTCGAGATCAACGAGGCGATCACATCCGACCCGTCGCTCGTCAATTCCGATCCGCAGGGCAAGGGCTGGTTCTTCAAGCTGAAGCTCGCCAACGCCGCCGATGCCGACGAGCTTCTGGATGAGGCCGCCTACAAGGAGCTGATTGGCTGA
- a CDS encoding copper chaperone PCu(A)C: MKTTRIFLMSSLSLVAMTGSALAHVTLVNGTAKPESYTVVQLQVPHGCAGKPTNEVRVMLPDGFYGAKPQPKAGWDLEIIKGDYAKPFDNHGTKVSSGPVEIRWKNGNLPDDNYDVFAFQGKIAGVADGASLAFKTIQLCGDLTEKWDEVAAPGTDPHSLKDPAPLLKIASDGKPAPEMDHSAMGHGAMNHDAMGHGAAVTTDEAATMQPVKLGSLSLSAGYLKAMLPGQPVGGGYVTIANAGAEADRLVSVSSPRAGTVELHEMSMTGDVMVMRPLANGIEIPAGATVELKPGGFHLMFMKVATPFAKGDTVPVTFVFEKAGKIEVELPVAAAGPGGHQHN, translated from the coding sequence ATGAAAACGACACGCATTTTCCTGATGAGCAGCCTGTCTCTCGTTGCCATGACCGGCAGCGCGCTGGCCCATGTGACCCTGGTCAACGGCACGGCAAAGCCGGAGTCCTATACCGTCGTTCAGTTGCAGGTGCCGCATGGTTGCGCAGGCAAGCCGACGAACGAAGTCCGGGTGATGCTGCCGGACGGCTTCTACGGCGCAAAGCCGCAGCCGAAGGCCGGCTGGGATCTGGAGATCATCAAGGGCGATTATGCCAAGCCCTTTGACAATCACGGCACGAAGGTCAGCTCCGGCCCGGTCGAGATCCGCTGGAAGAACGGCAACCTGCCGGACGACAACTACGACGTCTTCGCCTTTCAGGGGAAGATTGCCGGGGTCGCCGATGGCGCAAGCCTCGCCTTCAAGACCATCCAGCTGTGTGGTGACCTGACCGAGAAGTGGGATGAGGTGGCGGCGCCTGGCACCGATCCGCACAGCCTCAAGGATCCGGCACCGCTCCTGAAGATCGCCTCCGATGGCAAGCCGGCCCCCGAGATGGATCACTCCGCCATGGGCCATGGCGCCATGAACCACGATGCGATGGGACATGGCGCTGCCGTGACAACCGATGAGGCCGCGACCATGCAGCCGGTCAAACTCGGTTCGCTGTCTCTGTCAGCCGGCTACCTGAAGGCGATGCTTCCCGGTCAGCCGGTCGGCGGCGGTTACGTGACAATCGCCAATGCAGGCGCAGAGGCGGATCGTCTCGTCTCCGTCTCGTCGCCGCGCGCCGGCACGGTGGAACTGCACGAGATGTCGATGACCGGGGATGTCATGGTCATGCGTCCGCTCGCCAATGGCATCGAGATCCCCGCCGGCGCGACGGTGGAACTGAAGCCGGGCGGTTTCCATCTGATGTTCATGAAGGTGGCGACCCCTTTCGCCAAGGGCGACACGGTTCCGGTGACCTTCGTCTTCGAAAAGGCAGGCAAGATCGAGGTTGAGCTTCCGGTGGCAGCAGCAGGCCCCGGCGGCCATCAGCACAACTGA
- the crcB gene encoding fluoride efflux transporter CrcB, with protein MVNILIVAVGGAFGSVCRYLTGILMTRLLGLAFPWGTLTVNIVGSFAIGFLTELVARRLNASMEMRLLIVVGFLGGFTTFSSFSLDTMVLFERGATAAALVYVIASVVLSLTAAFAGLSVGRTLL; from the coding sequence ATGGTAAATATCCTCATCGTCGCCGTGGGAGGTGCCTTCGGCTCCGTCTGCCGCTATCTCACGGGCATCCTCATGACCCGTCTGCTCGGCCTAGCCTTTCCTTGGGGCACGCTGACGGTCAACATTGTCGGCTCGTTCGCCATCGGCTTTCTCACCGAACTCGTGGCACGCCGGCTGAACGCCTCAATGGAGATGCGGCTGTTGATTGTCGTCGGTTTCCTGGGCGGCTTTACCACCTTCTCCTCCTTTTCGCTGGATACGATGGTGCTGTTTGAGCGGGGCGCCACGGCGGCGGCACTCGTCTACGTGATTGCAAGTGTCGTCCTCTCGCTCACCGCGGCCTTTGCCGGTCTTAGCGTCGGGCGTACGCTCCTCTGA
- the gcvT gene encoding glycine cleavage system aminomethyltransferase GcvT yields the protein MTDHAPLLTTPLHALHVSLGARMVPFAGYDMPVQYAAGVLKEHLHTRTKAGLFDVSHMGQVLVKAKSGAVSDAALALEKLVPVDILGLKEGRQRYGFFTDENGGILDDLMITNRGDHLLVVVNAACKTADVAHMQAQLSGCSVTLIEDRALIALQGPAAETVLASLAPEVAAMKFMDVRDVTLVGAACIVSRSGYSGEDGYEISVPANKAEELARALLAHEDCEAIGLGARDSLRLEAGLCLYGNDIDTTTSPIEASLEWAIQKARKAGGDREGGFTGAARILGELASGTARRRVGLKPDGKAPVRSHAKLFADAEGKNEIGEVTSGTFGPSVEGPVAMGYVPTDFASAGTQVFAEVRGKYLPVTVAALPFITPTYKR from the coding sequence TTGACCGACCACGCTCCCCTTTTGACCACTCCCTTGCATGCCTTGCACGTATCCCTCGGTGCCCGCATGGTGCCGTTCGCCGGTTACGACATGCCGGTTCAATATGCCGCCGGCGTGCTGAAGGAACACCTGCACACCCGCACCAAGGCCGGCCTGTTCGATGTCTCCCACATGGGCCAGGTTCTGGTAAAGGCAAAGTCCGGAGCAGTGTCCGATGCGGCGCTGGCGCTCGAAAAGCTCGTGCCCGTCGACATTCTCGGCCTCAAGGAAGGCCGTCAGCGTTACGGCTTCTTCACCGACGAGAATGGCGGCATCCTCGACGACCTGATGATCACCAATCGCGGCGACCATCTGCTCGTCGTGGTCAACGCCGCCTGCAAGACGGCAGACGTGGCGCATATGCAGGCGCAGCTTTCCGGCTGTTCGGTCACCCTTATCGAAGACCGCGCGCTGATTGCGCTGCAGGGTCCGGCGGCGGAAACCGTGCTCGCCTCGCTCGCCCCCGAGGTTGCCGCCATGAAGTTCATGGATGTCCGGGATGTGACGCTCGTCGGCGCGGCGTGCATCGTCTCCCGCTCCGGTTATTCCGGCGAAGACGGCTACGAGATCTCCGTTCCGGCGAACAAGGCCGAGGAACTGGCCCGGGCGCTTCTGGCGCACGAGGACTGCGAAGCAATCGGCCTCGGCGCGCGCGACTCGCTGCGTCTCGAAGCCGGCCTTTGCCTCTATGGCAATGATATCGACACCACCACCTCGCCGATCGAGGCCTCGCTCGAATGGGCGATCCAGAAGGCGCGCAAGGCGGGCGGCGACCGCGAAGGCGGCTTTACGGGTGCCGCGCGCATTCTGGGTGAACTGGCAAGCGGCACCGCCCGCCGCCGCGTCGGCCTGAAGCCGGACGGCAAGGCACCGGTGCGTTCGCACGCCAAGCTTTTTGCCGATGCGGAGGGCAAGAACGAGATCGGCGAAGTGACATCCGGCACCTTTGGCCCGTCCGTCGAGGGTCCGGTCGCCATGGGCTACGTGCCGACGGATTTTGCCAGCGCCGGGACGCAGGTGTTTGCCGAAGTGCGCGGCAAATATCTGCCCGTCACGGTGGCCGCCCTGCCCTTCATCACGCCGACCTATAAGCGGTAA
- a CDS encoding HAD-IA family hydrolase, with protein sequence MKLVLFDCDGTLVDSAALIHETMRRTFVQFGKREPLVEETKSIIGLTLDIAIARMQGKPHVDDEAVQMMAYYKSLFATVRSDMNFREPLFDGIRDVIETLGARDDLLLGAVTGKSRRGLDLVLDTHDFRKVFVVGRTADDCPSKPHPAMVTECCDEMGVRPADTLVIGDAIYDMQMAKAAGATAIGVSWGYASVAQLRDAGADVIVDHPRALLNHIL encoded by the coding sequence ATGAAACTCGTCCTGTTCGATTGCGACGGAACGCTGGTCGATAGCGCCGCGCTGATCCACGAGACGATGCGTCGTACCTTCGTGCAGTTCGGCAAGCGGGAGCCGCTGGTCGAGGAGACGAAGTCGATCATCGGCCTGACGCTCGATATCGCGATCGCCCGCATGCAGGGAAAACCGCATGTCGATGACGAGGCGGTGCAGATGATGGCCTATTACAAATCGTTGTTTGCCACGGTCCGCTCCGACATGAATTTTCGCGAACCGCTGTTTGACGGCATCCGCGACGTGATCGAGACGCTCGGGGCGCGAGACGACCTGCTGCTCGGTGCCGTCACGGGCAAATCCCGCCGCGGACTGGATCTGGTGCTCGACACGCATGACTTTCGCAAGGTCTTCGTCGTCGGGCGCACGGCCGATGACTGCCCGTCGAAACCGCATCCGGCCATGGTTACGGAATGCTGCGACGAGATGGGCGTGCGTCCCGCAGACACCCTTGTCATCGGGGATGCCATTTACGATATGCAGATGGCGAAGGCCGCCGGAGCCACCGCGATCGGCGTCTCCTGGGGATATGCATCCGTTGCGCAACTGCGCGATGCCGGTGCCGACGTGATCGTCGATCATCCCCGTGCGCTGTTGAACCATATCCTCTGA
- a CDS encoding DUF1345 domain-containing protein, which translates to MSDTEKPGAPEMRNSWRHRRHSAFYAASVAGGATLPVLLVFTPRLAVEIAAIVFFLVYLAMIARRVPHLTVNRLKTSRERDDAPAYTILIVTLLAVIAAIGALFNALNRAHDPSLFEVSLAFLSVIGGWLTIHTMFAMHYAHHYWRRVPDADGALRLQGGLVFPETAEPTGTDFLYFSFIIGMTAQTSDVTITTTALRRINLLHSLLSFFFNTVLVAAAVNAVVSLAG; encoded by the coding sequence ATGAGCGATACTGAAAAACCGGGCGCACCGGAGATGCGCAACAGCTGGCGCCATCGCCGCCACAGCGCCTTTTATGCCGCGAGTGTTGCAGGCGGCGCTACCCTGCCCGTGCTCCTCGTGTTCACCCCGCGGCTTGCGGTGGAAATCGCAGCGATCGTCTTTTTCCTGGTCTATCTGGCGATGATTGCGCGGCGCGTGCCGCATCTCACGGTCAACCGGCTGAAGACCAGTCGCGAGCGCGACGATGCGCCCGCCTATACCATTTTGATCGTCACACTGCTGGCGGTGATCGCAGCCATCGGTGCGCTCTTCAACGCGCTGAACCGGGCGCATGATCCAAGCCTCTTCGAGGTCTCGCTGGCCTTCCTCTCCGTCATCGGCGGCTGGCTGACGATCCACACCATGTTTGCCATGCACTACGCCCATCATTACTGGCGGCGTGTGCCGGATGCCGACGGGGCGCTGCGTCTGCAGGGCGGGCTCGTCTTCCCCGAGACGGCGGAACCGACCGGCACCGATTTCCTCTATTTCTCCTTCATCATCGGCATGACGGCCCAGACCTCGGACGTCACCATCACCACCACGGCGCTGCGGCGCATCAACCTGCTGCACAGCCTTCTGTCCTTCTTCTTCAACACCGTGCTCGTTGCCGCCGCCGTCAATGCGGTCGTTTCGCTGGCCGGCTGA
- the sugE gene encoding quaternary ammonium compound efflux SMR transporter SugE: MPWFYLIIAGLLETGWAIGLKYTEGFSRLLPSVLTIGCMMISIGLLGLAIRDLPVGTAYAIWTGIGTTGAVIFGMILFGDPATLPRLFCIALILAGIIGLKLAS, translated from the coding sequence ATGCCCTGGTTCTATCTCATCATTGCCGGTCTTCTGGAAACCGGCTGGGCGATCGGCCTGAAATACACGGAAGGCTTTTCCCGCCTTCTTCCTTCTGTCCTGACAATCGGCTGCATGATGATCAGTATCGGCCTGCTTGGCCTTGCCATCCGCGACCTGCCGGTGGGCACGGCCTATGCCATCTGGACGGGGATCGGCACGACGGGGGCCGTCATTTTCGGTATGATCCTGTTCGGGGATCCGGCCACACTGCCCCGGCTATTCTGCATCGCACTCATTCTCGCCGGCATCATCGGACTGAAACTGGCCAGTTGA
- a CDS encoding RluA family pseudouridine synthase, whose protein sequence is MAGIEHIRVEADEAGMRLDRWFKVHYPGLGFGPLQKLLRSGQVRVDGGRVKSDARVQPGQIVRVPPLDVDAKKTGPIAGKDLKHSGDFELLSRMILHEDDKVIVLNKPAGLAVQGGSGVTRHIDQMLEAFISPKGEKPRLVHRIDRDTSGVLVVARTRGAAQKLTAAFRERDTKKTYWSLVKGVPRKHEDKLSTWLVKEQTPDGDRMRIAKHGEEGADHAVSYYRVLETAAQSLAWLEMEPYTGRTHQLRVHALHLGHPIIGDPKYFDDDPNWDFPGGIQKRLHLHARHIDIPHPSGGRLRVTAPLPPHMVQSWNLLGFDQSLGQGDDE, encoded by the coding sequence ATGGCAGGCATCGAGCATATCCGCGTCGAGGCGGACGAAGCTGGCATGCGCCTCGACCGTTGGTTCAAGGTGCATTACCCGGGTCTCGGCTTCGGGCCGCTGCAGAAACTGTTGCGCTCCGGCCAGGTGCGCGTGGATGGCGGTCGTGTAAAGTCCGACGCCCGCGTGCAGCCGGGCCAGATCGTCCGCGTGCCGCCGCTCGATGTCGATGCCAAGAAGACCGGACCGATCGCGGGCAAGGACCTGAAGCATTCGGGTGACTTCGAGCTTCTGTCGCGCATGATCCTGCACGAAGACGACAAGGTGATCGTGCTGAACAAGCCGGCCGGCCTTGCCGTGCAGGGCGGTTCGGGCGTCACCCGCCACATCGACCAGATGCTGGAGGCCTTCATCAGCCCGAAGGGCGAAAAGCCCAGGCTCGTTCACCGGATCGACCGCGACACCTCCGGCGTGCTGGTGGTGGCCCGCACCCGCGGTGCAGCGCAGAAACTCACGGCTGCGTTCCGCGAGCGCGACACCAAGAAGACCTACTGGTCGCTGGTGAAGGGCGTGCCGCGCAAGCACGAAGACAAGCTTTCCACCTGGCTCGTCAAGGAACAGACGCCGGATGGCGACCGCATGCGGATCGCCAAACATGGTGAGGAAGGCGCGGATCACGCCGTCTCCTATTACCGCGTTCTTGAAACGGCAGCGCAAAGCCTCGCCTGGCTGGAGATGGAACCCTATACGGGGCGTACCCATCAGCTGCGCGTCCATGCGCTGCATCTCGGCCACCCGATCATCGGCGACCCCAAGTATTTCGATGACGATCCGAACTGGGATTTCCCGGGCGGTATCCAGAAGCGCCTGCATCTGCATGCGCGCCACATCGACATTCCGCACCCGTCCGGCGGCCGCTTGAGGGTCACCGCGCCGCTTCCGCCGCACATGGTGCAGAGCTGGAACCTGCTTGGCTTCGACCAGAGTCTTGGCCAAGGGGATGACGAATGA
- a CDS encoding YaiI/YqxD family protein, protein MIYVDADACPVKPEILKVAERHHIEVTFVANSGLRPSRDPMVKNIIVSGAFDAADDWIAERAKAGDIVVTADVPLASRCVAAGAQVTGPTGRVFDETNIGMASAMRDLGAHLRETGESKGYNAAFSPRDRSSFLSTLDRLCRRAKAIEAETHDSP, encoded by the coding sequence ATGATCTACGTGGATGCCGATGCCTGCCCCGTGAAGCCCGAGATCCTCAAGGTCGCGGAACGCCATCATATCGAGGTGACGTTCGTCGCCAATTCCGGTTTGCGTCCTTCCCGCGATCCGATGGTGAAGAACATCATCGTCTCCGGTGCCTTCGATGCCGCCGACGACTGGATCGCGGAGCGCGCAAAGGCCGGCGATATCGTCGTGACCGCCGACGTGCCGCTTGCCTCGCGGTGCGTGGCCGCCGGTGCGCAGGTGACGGGTCCGACAGGCCGTGTCTTCGACGAAACCAATATCGGCATGGCAAGCGCGATGCGCGATCTCGGCGCGCATTTGCGCGAGACCGGCGAAAGCAAGGGTTACAACGCCGCCTTTTCGCCGCGCGACCGCTCCAGCTTCCTCTCGACGCTCGACCGTCTCTGCCGCCGCGCCAAGGCGATCGAAGCAGAGACGCACGATAGCCCATGA
- a CDS encoding alpha/beta hydrolase family protein: protein MKPAALLLAMTLLFPTSAPAEENRVDRIRPDAPELAAYGPFGIGVRTIKMSHADQADVLNAPAGSDVPRYDRPLTVEVWYPAKVEQPGGTYRVFLRDGKTEVSIAGRAVRDAEPAKGASGERYPLIIVSHGYPGNRYLLTPLAENLASKGYIVASIDHTDSTYNDRAAFGSTLVNRPIDQQFVLSEMARLSDAQDGFLSGLVNTDQAGLIGYSMGGYGAMISAGAGVTEAATKAEWSAPNGLLAQHQAGTKPHADLFDPRLKAVIAIAPWGMQRGMWDDAGLRELKVPVFFMAGSADDVSDYGKGIRPLFEGAKPIERYLLTFENAKHNAAAPMPAPVESWAFNQDLGFAPFEHYADPVWDTVRMNNITQHFATAWFDLKLKGDTGKTRYLDLVEDAASGVYAIDKDGTVKPEHSYWRGFKNRTAEGLRLEHRLPDER, encoded by the coding sequence ATGAAACCCGCTGCCCTTCTGCTTGCCATGACCCTGCTTTTCCCCACCTCGGCGCCTGCCGAAGAAAACCGTGTCGATCGCATCCGTCCCGATGCGCCGGAACTCGCAGCCTATGGGCCGTTCGGCATCGGCGTGCGCACGATAAAGATGAGCCATGCCGATCAGGCGGATGTTCTGAATGCGCCGGCCGGGAGCGATGTTCCCCGCTACGACCGGCCACTGACCGTGGAGGTCTGGTATCCGGCCAAGGTGGAACAGCCGGGCGGCACGTACCGTGTCTTCCTGCGCGACGGTAAGACGGAGGTTTCGATTGCCGGTCGGGCCGTGCGCGATGCCGAACCGGCAAAGGGGGCATCCGGTGAGCGTTATCCGCTGATCATCGTGTCGCACGGTTATCCGGGGAACCGCTATCTTCTGACCCCGCTTGCGGAAAACCTGGCGAGCAAGGGCTATATCGTCGCCTCGATCGACCATACCGACAGCACCTATAATGACCGCGCCGCCTTCGGCAGCACACTCGTCAACCGCCCGATCGACCAGCAGTTCGTCCTGTCCGAGATGGCGCGGCTGTCGGATGCCCAAGACGGCTTCCTGTCCGGTCTGGTGAATACCGATCAGGCCGGGTTGATCGGTTATTCCATGGGCGGCTATGGCGCGATGATCAGCGCCGGCGCCGGCGTCACCGAGGCCGCCACGAAGGCCGAATGGAGCGCACCGAACGGTCTTCTTGCGCAGCATCAGGCCGGCACCAAGCCGCATGCCGATCTGTTCGATCCGCGGCTGAAGGCCGTCATCGCGATTGCCCCCTGGGGAATGCAGCGCGGCATGTGGGACGATGCTGGCCTTCGTGAGCTGAAGGTTCCGGTCTTCTTCATGGCAGGCAGTGCAGACGACGTCTCCGATTACGGAAAGGGGATCCGACCGCTGTTCGAGGGTGCCAAACCCATCGAGCGCTATCTCCTGACCTTCGAGAACGCCAAGCACAATGCCGCAGCGCCGATGCCCGCGCCCGTCGAGTCCTGGGCCTTCAACCAGGACCTTGGCTTTGCCCCCTTCGAGCACTATGCCGATCCGGTGTGGGATACCGTTCGGATGAACAATATCACCCAGCATTTCGCCACCGCCTGGTTTGATCTGAAGCTGAAGGGCGATACGGGCAAGACCCGGTATCTCGATCTGGTGGAAGACGCGGCCAGTGGCGTCTATGCCATCGACAAGGACGGCACGGTCAAGCCGGAGCACAGCTATTGGCGAGGCTTCAAGAACCGGACGGCGGAGGGCCTGAGACTTGAACATCGCCTGCCCGATGAGAGGTGA
- a CDS encoding DoxX family protein: MSISERLNAFQPQALAALRIIAALLFLAHGTMKLFAFPGPQPGLPDPIPTLFLVGALIELIGGALVAIGLFTRPVAFLLSGQMAVAYFMFHFPKSFYPSLNGGDAAVLYCFIFLFIVFSGPGAWAVDKRKA; encoded by the coding sequence ATGTCGATTTCCGAACGTCTTAATGCATTTCAGCCGCAGGCGCTGGCCGCGCTTCGCATCATCGCGGCACTCCTGTTTCTCGCGCATGGCACCATGAAGCTGTTCGCCTTCCCCGGGCCGCAGCCGGGTCTGCCGGACCCGATCCCGACCCTGTTCCTCGTCGGCGCCCTGATCGAGCTTATCGGCGGGGCACTGGTGGCGATTGGTCTCTTCACGCGTCCGGTCGCCTTCCTGCTGTCCGGCCAGATGGCGGTCGCCTATTTCATGTTCCACTTCCCGAAGAGCTTTTATCCGTCGCTGAACGGTGGTGATGCGGCCGTGCTCTACTGCTTCATCTTCCTATTCATCGTCTTCTCCGGCCCCGGTGCCTGGGCTGTGGATAAACGCAAGGCCTGA
- a CDS encoding ATP12 family chaperone protein, translating to MRELFDPPEGLSHPDPTRRAQIQMKKPLPKRFYEQASIAASDEGHGIHLDGRPVKTPAKRALVVPTKMLAEIICGEWQAQAEVIDPSTMPVTRLVNTAIDGVADDQAAVFEDIVKFSGSDMVCYRADSPAELVKRQAERWDPVLDWAASTHGARFILVEGIMPQDQPTEAIEALGRALRRYDTPLELAALHTITTLTGSALLTIAYADGFLEADEAWSLAHLDEDWTIEHWGTDLEAEARRQKRLIELQAAVAVFSALRPVA from the coding sequence ATGCGAGAACTTTTCGATCCGCCCGAAGGGCTGAGCCATCCCGATCCGACGCGCCGGGCGCAAATCCAGATGAAGAAGCCGCTGCCCAAGCGCTTTTATGAGCAGGCGAGCATTGCCGCCTCGGACGAGGGGCATGGGATCCATCTCGACGGGCGTCCGGTCAAGACGCCGGCCAAGCGGGCGCTGGTGGTGCCGACGAAGATGCTCGCTGAGATCATCTGCGGCGAGTGGCAGGCGCAGGCCGAGGTGATCGATCCCTCGACCATGCCGGTGACGCGCCTCGTCAATACCGCGATCGACGGCGTCGCCGACGACCAGGCCGCCGTCTTCGAGGATATCGTGAAATTCTCCGGCAGCGACATGGTGTGTTACCGCGCCGATTCCCCCGCAGAACTCGTGAAGCGCCAGGCGGAGCGGTGGGATCCGGTTCTCGACTGGGCGGCAAGCACGCACGGCGCCCGTTTCATCCTGGTCGAAGGCATCATGCCGCAGGATCAGCCGACGGAGGCGATCGAGGCGCTGGGGCGCGCCCTTCGCCGCTATGACACGCCGCTGGAACTGGCGGCTCTGCACACGATCACCACGCTCACCGGTTCTGCGCTTCTGACGATCGCCTATGCGGATGGTTTCCTTGAGGCCGACGAGGCCTGGAGCCTGGCGCATCTCGATGAAGACTGGACCATCGAACACTGGGGCACCGATCTTGAGGCCGAAGCCCGCCGTCAGAAGCGGCTGATCGAATTGCAGGCAGCGGTTGCCGTTTTTTCTGCTCTGCGCCCGGTTGCTTAA
- the fghA gene encoding S-formylglutathione hydrolase, giving the protein MKILSQNTAFGGMQGVFQHESTACNCDMTFAVFVPPQAIHEKRPVLWYLSGLTCTHANVMEKGEYRRLAAELGLIIVCPDVSPRGDDVADEKTNWQMGKGAGFYLDATEAPWAEHYQMYTYVTEELPALIGEQFRADMDRQGIFGHSMGGHGAMTIALKNPERFRSCSAFAPIVEPSTADWSAPAFEKYLGADQAAWRAYDACALVKDGARFPEFLIDQGTADGFLESGLRPWLFEEAIKETDIELTLRMQDRYDHSYYFISTFMDDHLRWHAERLS; this is encoded by the coding sequence ATGAAAATCCTCTCCCAGAACACCGCCTTCGGCGGCATGCAGGGCGTCTTCCAGCACGAATCTACGGCGTGCAACTGCGACATGACCTTCGCCGTCTTCGTGCCGCCGCAGGCGATCCACGAAAAACGACCGGTGCTCTGGTATCTCTCCGGCCTCACCTGCACCCATGCCAATGTGATGGAAAAGGGCGAATACCGGCGCCTGGCTGCCGAACTCGGCCTCATCATCGTCTGCCCGGATGTGAGCCCGCGCGGCGACGATGTGGCGGACGAAAAGACCAACTGGCAAATGGGCAAGGGCGCCGGCTTCTATCTCGATGCCACCGAGGCTCCCTGGGCCGAACACTACCAGATGTACACCTATGTGACCGAGGAACTGCCGGCGCTGATCGGCGAGCAGTTTCGTGCCGACATGGACCGGCAGGGCATCTTCGGCCATTCCATGGGCGGCCACGGCGCAATGACGATCGCCCTCAAAAACCCGGAGCGTTTCCGCAGCTGCTCGGCCTTTGCCCCCATCGTGGAGCCCTCGACCGCGGACTGGTCGGCGCCGGCATTCGAGAAATATCTGGGCGCGGATCAGGCCGCCTGGCGTGCCTATGACGCCTGTGCGCTCGTCAAGGACGGCGCCCGTTTCCCGGAATTCCTCATCGACCAGGGAACGGCGGACGGCTTTCTGGAAAGCGGCCTGCGTCCCTGGCTGTTCGAGGAGGCGATCAAGGAGACCGACATCGAGCTCACGCTGCGCATGCAGGATCGCTACGACCACTCCTATTACTTCATCTCCACCTTCATGGACGATCACCTGCGCTGGCATGCCGAACGGCTTTCGTAA